From Deferrisoma camini S3R1, the proteins below share one genomic window:
- the murA gene encoding UDP-N-acetylglucosamine 1-carboxyvinyltransferase, whose protein sequence is MDAIEIEGGARLTGTVEVSPAKNAVLPLMAAALLAPGRSRLRRVPRLSDVRTLARLLEHLGAGVEFGDGGLWVDAARVPGREAPYELVKTMRASVLVLGPLVARFGRARVSLPGGCAIGARPIDMHLKGLEAMGARVVLEHGYVEVTARRLRGARIVLDLPTVTGTENLMMAAALAEGRTVIENAAREPEVEDLARCLNAMGGRVRGAGSSVIEIDGVGELGPMDHLPVPDRIEAGTFLVAGALCGGEVTVRGARADHLDALVAKLKQAGARVDPVKDGLRVRGDGRARSVDVRTGPYPGFPTDMQAQFMALMAVGRGLSVITETVFENRFMHVPELNRMGADIRVEGGSAVVRGVRRLSGARVMATDLRASAALVLAGLVADGTTVVSRVYHLDRGYERLEEKLAGLGARIRRIRER, encoded by the coding sequence ATGGACGCGATCGAGATCGAGGGCGGGGCCAGGCTGACGGGCACGGTGGAGGTGAGCCCGGCCAAGAACGCGGTGCTGCCGCTCATGGCCGCGGCGCTCCTGGCCCCGGGCCGGAGCCGGCTCCGGCGGGTGCCCCGCCTGAGCGATGTGCGCACCCTGGCCCGGCTCCTGGAGCACCTGGGGGCGGGGGTGGAGTTCGGCGACGGGGGGCTGTGGGTCGACGCCGCCCGGGTGCCCGGCCGGGAGGCCCCCTACGAGCTGGTGAAGACCATGCGGGCCTCGGTGCTGGTGCTCGGACCCCTGGTGGCCCGGTTCGGCCGGGCCCGGGTGAGCCTGCCCGGCGGCTGCGCCATCGGCGCTAGGCCGATCGACATGCACCTGAAGGGGCTGGAGGCCATGGGGGCCCGGGTCGTGCTCGAGCACGGATACGTGGAGGTCACGGCCCGGCGGCTTCGGGGGGCCCGGATCGTGCTGGACCTGCCCACCGTGACCGGCACCGAGAACCTGATGATGGCCGCCGCCCTGGCCGAGGGCCGCACCGTGATCGAGAACGCGGCCCGGGAGCCCGAGGTGGAGGACCTGGCCCGTTGCCTCAACGCCATGGGCGGTCGGGTGCGGGGCGCCGGCTCCTCGGTGATCGAGATCGACGGGGTGGGCGAGTTGGGCCCCATGGATCACCTGCCGGTCCCCGACCGGATCGAGGCCGGCACGTTCCTGGTGGCGGGCGCCCTGTGCGGGGGCGAGGTCACGGTGCGGGGGGCCCGGGCCGACCACCTGGACGCGCTGGTGGCGAAGCTCAAGCAGGCCGGAGCCCGGGTGGATCCCGTGAAGGACGGCCTGCGGGTCCGCGGTGACGGCCGGGCCCGCAGCGTGGACGTGCGCACCGGGCCCTACCCCGGGTTCCCCACCGACATGCAGGCCCAGTTCATGGCCCTGATGGCGGTGGGCCGGGGCCTGAGCGTGATCACCGAGACCGTGTTCGAGAACCGGTTCATGCACGTGCCCGAGCTCAACCGCATGGGCGCGGACATCCGGGTGGAGGGGGGCAGCGCCGTGGTCCGGGGGGTGCGGCGGCTGTCGGGCGCCCGGGTCATGGCCACCGACCTGCGGGCCAGCGCGGCCCTGGTCCTGGCGGGCCTGGTGGCCGACGGCACCACGGTGGTCTCGCGGGTGTACCACCTGGACCGCGGATACGAGCGGCTGGAGGAGAAGCTGGCCGGCCTGGGCGCCCGGATCCGGCGGATACGGGAGCGTTAA